One window from the genome of Haladaptatus paucihalophilus DX253 encodes:
- a CDS encoding FAD-dependent monooxygenase, producing the protein MADQRASATTRETTVVVVGAGPGGCVMSYLLARSGVDTVLLERHADLDREFRGYFFQPLAVKLFAEMDVLDDILALDHDEVRRPEVTAFGRSYHAVDFSELPKPYDYGLLMEQPPLLRLLIDRADELSTFEFRPATSVTDIVREGGRVVGVRANDRERDEDLELRSRLVVGADGRFSTVRKAADLDPGLFDSDIELLWFKLPADAVRSAAQGRIERDGILLYFGLGEEDAQAGWFIEKGTYPDIRQRGIERFRREIAAVDPAIARHLESFDQCSLLHIEPGLTERWVDDGLLLLGDAAHVASPVGGQGNGLAIQDAVVAQGTITTALEMGDAGDTGDEPIPAERLRRFESVRRPAVEEVLRLQRRGERVVTWYVQNGESVPEWAVAPLVRGLFTVAPKLPSVRRTWRTFALGPTPVSVDTAAFEES; encoded by the coding sequence ATGGCCGACCAGCGCGCGTCCGCGACGACCCGCGAAACGACCGTCGTGGTCGTCGGTGCCGGGCCGGGCGGCTGTGTGATGAGCTACCTCCTCGCCAGAAGCGGCGTCGATACCGTCCTGTTGGAGCGCCACGCCGATCTGGACCGGGAGTTTCGCGGCTACTTCTTCCAACCGCTCGCGGTCAAACTGTTCGCGGAGATGGACGTGCTGGACGATATTCTGGCCCTCGACCACGATGAGGTGCGGCGACCGGAAGTGACGGCGTTCGGGCGGTCCTATCACGCCGTCGATTTCTCCGAACTGCCGAAACCGTACGATTACGGTCTGTTGATGGAACAACCGCCGTTGCTCCGCCTGCTCATCGACCGCGCCGACGAGCTTTCGACCTTCGAGTTCCGTCCGGCGACGAGCGTCACCGACATCGTTCGTGAGGGGGGACGGGTCGTCGGCGTGCGAGCGAACGACCGCGAGCGGGACGAGGACCTCGAACTTCGAAGCCGACTCGTCGTCGGCGCTGACGGCCGCTTTTCGACGGTTCGGAAGGCGGCCGACCTCGACCCCGGCCTGTTCGACTCCGACATCGAACTGCTGTGGTTCAAACTCCCGGCGGACGCCGTTCGGTCGGCCGCACAGGGGCGCATCGAGCGCGACGGCATCCTGCTCTACTTCGGCCTCGGAGAGGAGGACGCACAGGCCGGGTGGTTCATCGAGAAGGGTACCTATCCCGACATCAGACAGCGCGGTATCGAGCGATTTCGGCGAGAAATCGCCGCGGTGGACCCCGCCATCGCCCGGCATCTGGAATCGTTCGACCAGTGTTCGCTCCTCCACATCGAACCCGGACTGACGGAACGATGGGTGGACGACGGCCTGCTCCTGCTCGGCGACGCGGCGCACGTCGCCTCGCCGGTCGGCGGACAGGGGAACGGCCTCGCAATTCAGGACGCCGTGGTCGCCCAAGGGACCATCACGACCGCGCTCGAAATGGGTGATGCGGGCGACACGGGAGACGAACCGATTCCGGCGGAACGCCTTCGGCGGTTCGAGTCGGTTCGCCGACCCGCCGTCGAGGAAGTGCTCCGCCTCCAACGGCGCGGCGAGCGGGTCGTCACGTGGTACGTACAAAACGGCGAGTCGGTTCCCGAGTGGGCTGTTGCTCCGCTCGTTCGGGGTCTGTTTACCGTCGCCCCGAAGCTGCCGTCCGTCCGGCGGACGTGGCGGACCTTCGCCCTCGGACCGACACCGGTGTCGGTCGATACGGCCGCGTTCGAGGAGTCGTAG
- the thiC gene encoding phosphomethylpyrimidine synthase ThiC gives MSETQLQRARSGELTAAMKRVAERESRDPETVRRAVAEGRAVIPNNHEHDVLDPMIIGREFATKVNANIGNSETTSNPEEELRKLHAAVHYGADTVMDLSTGANLDSIRETNVQHAPVPVGTVPIYEAVTRVDDVADLTPELLLDVIEKQARQGVDYMTVHAGVLLEHVPLTNGRKTGIVSRGGSILAKWMEENDAQNPLYTHFERICAIFAEYDVTFSLGDGLRPGCLADACDDAQFAELETLGELTRTARDHGVQVMVEGPGHVPMDDIEMNVERQQEVCDGAPFYVLGPLVTDIAPGYDHITSAIGATEAARAGAAMLCYVTPKEHLGLPEEEDVRDGLAAYRIAAHAADVATGQPGARDWDDALSEARYEFDWSRQFELALDPERARAYHDQSLPGDNYKKARYCSMCGVEFCSMRIDQDARAVDGDMESIDSETDLTDSPAAAANLPPTGTHDMRSVPDLPSFAEHASEGHGDD, from the coding sequence ATGTCGGAAACACAACTCCAACGCGCTCGTTCCGGCGAACTGACCGCGGCGATGAAACGGGTGGCGGAGCGGGAGAGCAGGGACCCAGAGACGGTTCGACGCGCGGTCGCCGAGGGACGGGCGGTCATCCCGAACAACCACGAACACGACGTGCTCGACCCGATGATAATCGGGCGAGAGTTCGCCACGAAGGTCAACGCGAACATCGGCAACAGCGAGACGACGAGCAACCCCGAGGAGGAACTTCGAAAGCTCCACGCGGCGGTTCACTACGGCGCGGACACCGTGATGGACTTGAGCACCGGTGCGAACCTCGATTCGATTCGTGAGACGAACGTTCAACACGCTCCGGTTCCGGTCGGAACCGTCCCGATTTACGAGGCGGTCACGCGCGTCGACGACGTTGCCGACCTCACGCCCGAGTTACTGCTCGACGTCATCGAGAAACAGGCCCGGCAGGGCGTCGATTACATGACCGTCCATGCGGGCGTGTTGCTGGAACACGTCCCGCTCACCAACGGTCGGAAGACCGGCATCGTCTCGCGCGGCGGGTCGATTCTCGCCAAGTGGATGGAGGAGAACGACGCCCAAAACCCGCTGTACACGCACTTCGAGCGAATTTGTGCGATTTTCGCCGAGTACGACGTGACGTTCAGCCTCGGCGACGGCCTTCGGCCCGGTTGCCTCGCCGACGCGTGCGACGACGCGCAGTTCGCCGAACTGGAGACGCTGGGCGAACTGACCCGAACGGCACGGGACCACGGCGTTCAGGTCATGGTTGAGGGACCGGGACACGTCCCGATGGACGACATCGAAATGAACGTCGAACGCCAGCAGGAGGTCTGCGACGGCGCTCCGTTCTACGTCCTCGGTCCGTTGGTGACCGACATCGCGCCCGGGTACGACCACATCACGAGCGCCATCGGTGCCACCGAGGCCGCTCGGGCCGGGGCGGCCATGCTGTGTTACGTGACGCCGAAAGAGCACCTCGGACTCCCCGAAGAGGAGGACGTTCGGGACGGCCTCGCGGCGTACCGAATCGCGGCCCACGCGGCCGACGTCGCAACCGGCCAACCGGGTGCCCGCGACTGGGACGACGCGCTCTCGGAGGCCCGCTACGAGTTCGACTGGTCACGACAGTTCGAACTCGCCCTCGACCCGGAACGGGCACGAGCGTACCACGACCAGTCCCTCCCCGGCGATAACTACAAGAAAGCGCGCTACTGCTCGATGTGCGGCGTGGAGTTCTGCTCGATGCGCATCGACCAGGACGCGCGGGCCGTCGACGGCGACATGGAATCGATAGACAGCGAAACGGACCTGACGGACTCGCCCGCGGCGGCGGCGAACCTGCCGCCGACGGGGACACACGACATGCGTTCGGTTCCGGACCTGCCGTCGTTCGCGGAGCACGCCAGCGAAGGCCACGGTGACGATTGA
- a CDS encoding acetate--CoA ligase family protein: MGDTVLTDLFAPSRVAVVGATENEGSIGRAIVTNLRDEFDGETVPVNPNYDEVFGLDCYPDLASAPDIDLAVVVVPPHIAVDVVRGAGEAGIKNVVVITAGFGETGSEGAERERELQDIAAEYDLNLVGPNSLGIMSTPVGMNATFGPENALPGSMSFMSQSGAFITAVLDWANDEGLGFKDVVSLGNKAVLDETDFVRAWGEDPDTDVILGYLEGVEDGGTFIDTAREVTDDTPIVMVKSGRTDAGAQAVSSHTGTLAGSDRAYEAGLEQAGVLRVDSVQELFDFAQILAGQPLPERDDVAIVTNAGGPGVMTTDAVGDSTLSLASFSDDTLAELGEALPEEANIYNPIDAIGDADIGRFRDAIDIALGDENVGTAVVLAAPTAVIDYRDLADVIVELQAKHGKPVAAALMGGERTEEAAELLREGGIPNYFDPARAVRSLDALTTYRDISQREYGKPTEFDVDRERAAEILSRAKERGDNRLGVEAMGLLDAYGIPTPEGTIADSPEDAVSAAQDIEGNVVMKIVSPDILHKSDIGGVKVGVGNEDVYDAYEDLVTRARNYQPDATILGVQVQEMVDLDSGTETIIGMNRDPQFGPLLLFGLGGIFVEIIEDTTFRVAPISEREASEMVNDIEAAPLLRGARGRDPADIDGVVESLQRLSQLVTDFPAILELDVNPLVATPDGVRAIDIRLTVDTDEL, from the coding sequence ATGGGTGACACCGTACTCACAGACCTTTTCGCGCCGTCTCGTGTCGCCGTCGTGGGAGCCACGGAGAACGAAGGCTCCATCGGTCGCGCCATCGTGACCAACCTCCGCGACGAGTTCGACGGCGAGACGGTGCCTGTCAATCCGAACTACGACGAGGTGTTCGGACTGGACTGCTATCCCGACCTCGCGTCCGCGCCGGACATCGACCTCGCGGTCGTCGTCGTCCCGCCGCACATCGCGGTGGACGTGGTTCGCGGGGCTGGCGAAGCCGGAATCAAAAACGTCGTCGTCATCACCGCCGGATTCGGCGAGACGGGGAGCGAAGGTGCAGAGCGGGAGCGAGAGTTGCAGGACATCGCGGCGGAGTACGACCTGAACCTCGTCGGCCCCAACAGCCTCGGGATAATGAGCACGCCGGTCGGCATGAACGCGACCTTCGGGCCGGAGAACGCCCTGCCGGGGTCCATGTCGTTCATGAGCCAATCGGGGGCGTTCATCACGGCCGTCCTCGACTGGGCGAACGACGAGGGACTCGGCTTCAAGGACGTGGTGTCGCTCGGGAACAAGGCCGTGTTGGACGAGACGGATTTCGTCCGCGCGTGGGGCGAAGACCCCGACACGGACGTCATCCTGGGCTACCTCGAAGGCGTCGAGGACGGCGGGACGTTCATCGACACGGCCCGCGAGGTAACCGACGATACGCCTATCGTGATGGTAAAATCGGGGCGCACCGACGCCGGGGCGCAGGCCGTCTCCTCGCACACCGGAACCCTCGCGGGGAGCGACCGGGCGTACGAGGCCGGACTCGAACAGGCGGGCGTGTTGCGCGTCGATTCCGTCCAAGAGCTGTTCGATTTCGCCCAGATTCTGGCGGGCCAACCCTTGCCCGAGCGGGACGACGTGGCCATCGTCACGAACGCGGGCGGACCGGGCGTGATGACCACCGACGCGGTGGGCGATTCGACCCTCTCGCTGGCGTCGTTTTCCGACGACACGCTCGCGGAACTGGGAGAGGCCCTGCCCGAGGAGGCCAACATCTACAACCCGATAGACGCCATCGGCGACGCCGACATCGGCCGGTTCCGGGACGCCATCGACATCGCGCTCGGGGACGAAAACGTCGGAACCGCGGTCGTGCTGGCCGCGCCGACGGCCGTCATCGACTACCGCGACCTCGCCGACGTCATCGTCGAACTGCAGGCGAAACACGGGAAACCGGTCGCCGCGGCGTTGATGGGCGGCGAACGAACCGAGGAGGCGGCGGAACTCCTCCGCGAGGGAGGGATTCCGAACTACTTCGACCCGGCCCGCGCGGTGCGAAGTCTGGACGCCCTCACCACGTACCGCGACATCAGCCAGCGCGAGTACGGGAAACCGACCGAATTCGACGTTGACAGGGAACGCGCCGCGGAAATCCTCTCCCGCGCGAAGGAGCGCGGGGACAACCGCCTCGGCGTGGAGGCGATGGGACTGCTCGACGCGTACGGCATTCCGACGCCCGAAGGGACCATCGCGGATTCACCGGAAGACGCGGTGAGCGCCGCACAGGACATCGAGGGGAACGTCGTCATGAAGATAGTCAGCCCCGACATCCTGCACAAATCCGACATCGGCGGCGTGAAAGTCGGCGTCGGAAACGAGGACGTGTACGACGCCTACGAGGACCTCGTGACGCGGGCGCGGAACTACCAACCCGACGCGACGATTCTCGGCGTGCAGGTCCAGGAGATGGTGGACCTCGACTCGGGTACGGAGACCATCATCGGCATGAACCGCGACCCGCAGTTCGGTCCGCTCCTCCTGTTCGGACTGGGCGGCATCTTCGTCGAAATCATCGAGGACACCACCTTCCGCGTCGCGCCGATAAGCGAGCGCGAGGCGAGCGAGATGGTGAACGACATCGAGGCGGCACCCCTGCTCCGCGGGGCGCGGGGCCGCGACCCCGCCGACATCGACGGCGTGGTCGAAAGCCTCCAGCGACTCTCACAACTCGTGACCGACTTCCCCGCGATTCTGGAACTCGACGTGAACCCACTCGTCGCCACTCCGGACGGCGTGCGAGCGATAGACATCCGACTGACCGTGGACACGGACGAACTATGA
- a CDS encoding bacteriophage holin produces the protein MTDKLDVRAFALGGGVMWSLYVMLDAWIARFGWGDETVETLSSLYIGYRPTLRGSLVGALWGFMDGALGGAIVATVYNAVARDEEQS, from the coding sequence ATGACGGACAAACTCGACGTTCGCGCGTTCGCGCTCGGTGGCGGCGTGATGTGGTCGCTGTACGTGATGCTGGACGCGTGGATAGCGCGGTTCGGTTGGGGCGACGAAACGGTCGAAACGCTCTCCTCGCTGTACATCGGCTACCGGCCGACGCTCCGGGGGAGCCTCGTCGGCGCGCTCTGGGGATTCATGGACGGCGCGCTCGGAGGTGCCATCGTCGCCACGGTGTACAACGCCGTCGCGCGCGACGAAGAACAATCTTGA
- a CDS encoding GIY-YIG nuclease family protein, producing MKGTYTLLVSLAAPADIEFGAKGPRALDSGWYAYTGSAFGQGGFSRIDRHARVASGENGARHWHVDYLLGHPETDLAADVRTEASDVECAVADRLAEEIEPVPGIGASDCDCGTHLHFAPERDSLEAAVRRAHESAGNSPSVETGH from the coding sequence ATGAAGGGGACGTACACCCTCCTCGTCTCGCTCGCGGCACCCGCGGATATCGAGTTCGGGGCGAAGGGACCCAGAGCACTCGATTCCGGGTGGTACGCCTACACCGGCAGCGCGTTCGGACAGGGTGGATTCTCGCGTATCGACCGCCACGCGCGGGTCGCGTCGGGCGAGAACGGTGCCCGCCATTGGCACGTCGATTACCTGCTCGGTCATCCCGAAACGGACCTCGCGGCCGACGTTCGAACCGAGGCGTCGGACGTGGAGTGCGCCGTCGCCGACCGGCTCGCCGAGGAAATCGAGCCGGTTCCCGGCATCGGCGCGTCGGATTGCGACTGCGGGACGCACCTCCATTTCGCGCCCGAAAGGGACTCCCTCGAAGCGGCGGTTCGGCGGGCGCACGAATCGGCGGGTAATTCTCCGTCGGTGGAAACAGGGCACTAG
- a CDS encoding NAD(P)-dependent alcohol dehydrogenase, giving the protein MRVAVLEEPGSFVVEERDKPAPDPDEVVVEIGKVGICGSDVHYYEHGRIGDYVVESPLVLGHESAGEVVSVGENAEGDFDFGDRVTLEPGVPCRRCDHCKRGEYNLCPDVTFMATPPDDGAFAEFVAWPADFTYRLPDSVSTREGALCEPLSVGIHAARRGEVGVGDSVLVTGCGPIGLLAMEAANAAGAAEVFVSDVVPEKLALAEERGADATIDVREDDLGESVSDLTDGEGVDVVIEASGADPAIRTTIDAVRRGGTVVLIGLAQDAEIPLDTSEIIDNELDLRGSFRYRNTYPAAVQLLADGAVDVAGIVDFEMELPDVGEAFERAKESETVKGMLSVSR; this is encoded by the coding sequence ATGCGAGTCGCAGTCCTCGAAGAACCCGGTTCCTTCGTCGTCGAAGAGCGAGACAAACCAGCCCCCGACCCGGACGAGGTGGTCGTCGAAATCGGCAAGGTCGGCATCTGCGGGTCCGACGTTCACTACTACGAACACGGCCGCATCGGCGATTACGTGGTCGAATCGCCGCTCGTCCTCGGGCACGAGAGCGCGGGCGAAGTCGTCTCGGTCGGCGAAAACGCCGAAGGCGATTTCGACTTCGGCGACCGCGTGACGCTCGAACCGGGCGTCCCCTGTCGGCGCTGTGACCACTGCAAGCGCGGCGAGTACAACCTCTGTCCCGACGTGACGTTCATGGCGACGCCGCCGGACGACGGCGCGTTCGCGGAGTTCGTCGCGTGGCCCGCCGACTTCACCTATCGGCTACCGGATTCCGTCTCGACCCGCGAAGGAGCGCTCTGTGAACCCTTGAGCGTCGGCATCCACGCCGCTCGACGGGGCGAGGTCGGCGTCGGCGATTCCGTCCTCGTGACGGGGTGCGGTCCCATCGGTCTGCTGGCGATGGAAGCCGCGAACGCCGCCGGAGCGGCGGAGGTGTTCGTCTCCGACGTCGTTCCCGAAAAACTCGCGCTGGCCGAGGAGCGCGGCGCGGACGCGACCATCGACGTTCGGGAAGACGACCTCGGGGAATCGGTCTCCGACCTCACAGACGGCGAGGGCGTCGATGTGGTCATCGAAGCGTCCGGAGCGGACCCCGCGATTCGAACCACTATCGACGCGGTTCGACGGGGCGGGACCGTCGTCCTCATCGGACTCGCACAGGACGCGGAAATCCCGCTCGACACGAGTGAAATCATCGACAACGAACTCGACCTCCGAGGGTCGTTTCGCTACCGGAACACGTACCCCGCCGCCGTCCAGTTGCTGGCCGACGGCGCGGTCGACGTGGCGGGTATCGTGGATTTCGAAATGGAACTGCCGGATGTCGGCGAGGCGTTCGAGCGGGCGAAGGAGTCCGAGACGGTGAAAGGGATGCTTTCGGTTTCGCGGTGA
- a CDS encoding phosphotransacetylase family protein: MNTILVTATEESTGKTAVALALARLAQQRGLSVGYMKPKGTRLQSNVGKTLDEDPMLARELLGLDAEMHELEPVVYSPTFIEQAIRGREDPDKLREQIRTSFESLSSGHDLMIIEGGGNLTTGGIVDLTDPEVAELLDAEVLLLSGYEKGSDVDDLLAAVDDIGDRLSGVLFNAVSNTNFDPLDTDVVPFLEGRKIPVLGVVPRQQDLAGVTVGDLAAELNAELLTKADTGEFVERFLVGAMSGDKALRHLRRTRDAALVTGGDRPDLHTVALEAPGVKCLILTGGFRPPGAVIGKAEEKGVPVLLVQADTLTTIERAEDVIRSGRTRDEETVERMGELLHDHADVDALLGEGAVESDADVDSDADADEE; this comes from the coding sequence ATGAACACGATACTCGTCACCGCAACCGAAGAAAGCACAGGCAAGACCGCCGTCGCCCTCGCGCTGGCGCGACTCGCACAGCAGCGCGGGCTGTCGGTGGGCTACATGAAACCGAAGGGCACCCGACTCCAGAGCAACGTCGGCAAGACGTTGGACGAGGACCCGATGCTGGCCCGCGAACTGCTCGGCCTCGACGCCGAAATGCACGAACTCGAACCCGTCGTCTACTCGCCGACGTTCATCGAGCAAGCCATCCGAGGCCGCGAGGACCCCGACAAACTCCGCGAGCAGATTCGAACGAGCTTCGAGTCGCTGTCGTCGGGCCACGACCTGATGATAATCGAGGGCGGCGGCAATCTCACGACCGGCGGTATCGTCGACCTCACCGACCCGGAAGTCGCCGAACTGCTCGACGCGGAAGTGCTTCTCCTCTCCGGGTACGAGAAGGGGAGCGACGTGGACGACCTGCTCGCCGCCGTGGACGACATCGGCGACCGTCTGTCCGGTGTGCTGTTCAACGCCGTCTCGAACACGAACTTCGACCCGCTCGATACGGACGTGGTTCCCTTCCTCGAAGGGCGGAAAATCCCCGTTCTCGGCGTCGTCCCGCGCCAGCAGGACCTCGCGGGCGTTACGGTCGGCGACCTCGCGGCGGAACTCAACGCGGAACTGCTCACGAAGGCGGACACGGGCGAGTTCGTCGAGCGGTTCCTCGTCGGCGCGATGAGCGGCGACAAGGCGCTCCGTCACCTCCGTCGGACGCGGGATGCCGCCCTCGTCACCGGCGGCGACCGTCCCGACCTGCACACCGTCGCGCTGGAAGCTCCCGGCGTGAAGTGTCTGATCCTGACGGGCGGGTTCCGCCCGCCGGGTGCCGTCATCGGCAAGGCGGAGGAGAAGGGCGTCCCCGTCCTGCTCGTGCAGGCGGACACGCTGACGACCATCGAACGCGCCGAGGACGTGATTCGAAGCGGTCGAACCCGCGACGAGGAGACGGTCGAGCGGATGGGCGAACTCCTCCACGACCACGCCGACGTGGACGCGCTCCTCGGTGAAGGAGCGGTGGAATCGGACGCGGACGTCGATTCCGACGCCGACGCGGACGAGGAGTAG
- a CDS encoding DUF4149 domain-containing protein encodes MTLLGTGLLVVADAALGIWLGSIVFFSFIGAPTTFDVLDDDAGQVVNAIFPKYYQFGLGLGVVAFGAAVVGTAMDAFDGIGVAALALVGVVFTGYARWVLIPKMEAVGDDAFAQYHKQSVVLNGLTMLAVAGGIVASHL; translated from the coding sequence ATGACCCTTCTCGGAACGGGACTCCTCGTCGTCGCGGACGCGGCGCTCGGAATCTGGCTCGGCAGCATCGTGTTCTTCTCGTTCATCGGCGCGCCGACGACGTTCGACGTGTTGGACGACGACGCGGGACAGGTCGTCAACGCCATCTTCCCGAAGTACTACCAGTTCGGACTCGGATTGGGTGTCGTGGCGTTCGGTGCCGCGGTCGTCGGCACCGCGATGGACGCGTTCGACGGCATCGGCGTCGCCGCCCTCGCGCTGGTCGGCGTCGTCTTCACGGGATACGCCCGCTGGGTGCTCATTCCGAAGATGGAGGCGGTGGGCGACGACGCGTTCGCCCAGTATCACAAGCAATCGGTCGTCCTGAACGGTCTGACGATGCTCGCAGTGGCGGGTGGCATCGTGGCCTCGCACCTCTAA